In Tuberibacillus sp. Marseille-P3662, the following proteins share a genomic window:
- a CDS encoding zinc-binding dehydrogenase, protein MKAIVHNGESGYAGLEYSNTQQPEVKKNEVRVRLKAAGLNHRDLFVLNRHTTEHPPLVIGSDGAGVIESVGTGVGHVHPGDDVVIIPSLGWNEKSDAPPKGFEILGFPDNGTFAEYVTVPADNVVKKPAYLEWDEAGVLPLGALTAYRALVTRAEIQDGQTVFIPGIGSGVATYLLQFAKAKGARVIVTSRHPEKLAQAVEIGADLAINTNDDWAEALQDEEIDIVIDSVGAATWQRSLEVLKKGGTIVVFGASAGDEITLNLRDFFYGQYNLLGSTMGSGEEFRDMIQFIEAHHIRPVVDSVVDLQDVKQAMDKLEDSSQFGKLGIKISD, encoded by the coding sequence ATGAAAGCAATTGTACATAATGGAGAGTCTGGTTACGCGGGCTTAGAATATTCCAATACACAACAACCGGAAGTCAAGAAGAATGAAGTAAGAGTCCGATTAAAGGCAGCTGGTTTAAATCATCGTGATTTGTTCGTCTTAAATCGGCACACGACAGAACATCCGCCACTGGTTATTGGATCTGACGGCGCCGGCGTTATCGAATCTGTAGGGACTGGTGTGGGACATGTGCACCCAGGGGATGATGTTGTTATCATTCCAAGTCTAGGTTGGAATGAGAAAAGTGACGCACCTCCGAAAGGATTTGAAATTCTTGGCTTTCCTGATAACGGGACATTTGCTGAATATGTTACCGTACCCGCTGACAATGTCGTGAAAAAACCCGCTTACCTTGAGTGGGATGAAGCCGGTGTCCTTCCATTGGGGGCATTAACCGCCTATCGGGCTCTTGTTACCCGGGCCGAGATTCAAGATGGACAGACCGTTTTTATTCCTGGGATTGGCAGCGGTGTTGCAACTTATTTGCTCCAGTTTGCCAAAGCTAAGGGGGCCCGCGTCATTGTTACTTCTCGTCATCCAGAAAAGTTGGCTCAAGCTGTGGAAATAGGAGCCGATTTGGCCATTAATACGAATGATGATTGGGCTGAAGCTTTACAAGACGAGGAAATCGACATCGTTATTGATAGTGTGGGTGCGGCAACATGGCAACGATCTTTGGAAGTTCTGAAAAAAGGCGGTACGATTGTTGTTTTCGGTGCATCTGCCGGGGATGAAATTACATTGAATCTTCGTGACTTTTTCTATGGTCAATATAATCTGCTTGGTTCAACTATGGGAAGCGGCGAAGAATTCCGAGATATGATTCAATTTATTGAAGCTCATCACATCCGTCCTGTCGTTGATTCTGTGGTGGATTTGCAAGATGTTAAACAAGCTATGGATAAGCTTGAGGACAGTAGTCAATTTGGCAAGCTTGGTATTAAAATTTCTGATTAA
- a CDS encoding ABC transporter permease: MFAYTIRRLLSLVPVLIGMSLIVFSIIRAIPGDPAKVMLGTKATPEAIENLRASLGLNDAWYVQYVDYVKNLLTGNFGTSLRTKAEISQELWPHLAATAELAICAMIIAVIIGVNAGIISAWKQNSIFDIAAMIVALVGISMPIFWLGLMEQWWFSIKLEWLPSIGRDNIRNPVEPITHFLLIDTFIHGNMAQFWSTVKHLIMPSIALGTIPMAIIARMTRSSMLEVLRSDYIRTARAKGQRMFWVVYKHGLKNAFIPVLTVIGLQSGLLLGGAILTETIFSWPGIGRYVYDAIVYRDYPVVQSGILVIAFIFVIINLIVDLLYAVFDPRIKYK; this comes from the coding sequence ATGTTTGCCTATACGATTCGTCGATTGCTATCACTTGTTCCAGTTCTGATTGGGATGTCGTTAATTGTATTCTCAATTATTAGAGCAATTCCGGGAGATCCAGCCAAGGTCATGCTTGGAACTAAAGCGACCCCTGAAGCTATTGAAAATTTACGAGCATCTTTAGGACTTAATGATGCCTGGTATGTTCAATATGTCGATTATGTCAAAAATTTATTAACGGGTAACTTTGGCACATCACTTCGAACCAAAGCTGAAATTAGTCAGGAGCTATGGCCACATTTGGCGGCAACGGCTGAATTAGCCATTTGTGCGATGATCATTGCGGTGATTATTGGTGTGAATGCCGGAATTATTTCGGCATGGAAGCAAAACTCAATTTTTGATATTGCGGCCATGATTGTCGCTCTAGTAGGTATATCGATGCCGATATTCTGGCTTGGTCTCATGGAGCAATGGTGGTTTTCGATTAAACTTGAGTGGTTACCATCAATCGGTCGTGACAATATTCGAAATCCAGTGGAACCGATCACCCATTTTTTATTGATTGATACTTTCATTCATGGCAACATGGCACAATTTTGGTCTACGGTGAAACATCTAATTATGCCAAGTATTGCATTGGGAACGATTCCAATGGCGATTATTGCCCGGATGACTCGTTCAAGTATGTTGGAAGTCTTGCGTTCGGATTATATACGGACGGCTCGTGCTAAAGGGCAGCGGATGTTCTGGGTCGTTTATAAACATGGTCTGAAAAATGCCTTTATACCTGTTCTGACGGTGATTGGTTTACAGTCAGGATTATTATTAGGCGGTGCGATTTTAACAGAAACGATTTTTAGTTGGCCGGGTATTGGCCGCTATGTCTATGACGCCATAGTTTACAGAGACTATCCGGTGGTTCAGTCAGGAATATTGGTTATTGCCTTTATTTTCGTCATTATTAATCTTATCGTGGACTTGCTATATGCTGTATTCGATCCGCGAATCAAATACAAATAG
- the nikC gene encoding nickel transporter permease produces MSDIATNKRRQPAPVEPEDHQVVSPWREAFKVFRRNKLAMLGALIILAFIVLAIAASWIAPKGYDVQILADRLQAPSAEHWFGTDDFGRDIFERMIYGARISLLVGFLSVIGSVIIGICLGILAGYYGKWVDMVISRIFDIMLAFPSILLAIAIVTILGPSLMNALIAIAIVNVPNFGRLIRSKVLSLKEEEFITAARSVGMKDTRILFHHILPNSLAPIIVQGTLSVATAILDAAALGFLGLGAQPPLPEWGSMLSSSQDYLTDAPWTMIFPGVAIMMTVLGFNLMGDGLRDALDPKMKK; encoded by the coding sequence ATGTCTGATATTGCAACGAACAAACGTCGGCAACCGGCCCCTGTGGAACCTGAAGATCATCAAGTTGTCTCCCCGTGGCGGGAAGCTTTTAAAGTGTTTCGACGCAATAAGTTGGCAATGCTAGGGGCCTTGATCATCCTCGCTTTTATTGTTTTAGCCATTGCCGCCAGTTGGATTGCCCCGAAAGGCTATGATGTGCAAATATTGGCTGATCGTTTGCAAGCACCATCTGCTGAACATTGGTTCGGGACGGATGATTTTGGCCGTGATATATTTGAAAGAATGATTTATGGTGCGCGGATATCCTTATTAGTTGGTTTTTTATCCGTCATTGGATCCGTGATCATTGGAATATGTCTTGGTATTTTAGCAGGTTATTATGGAAAATGGGTCGATATGGTCATATCTCGAATCTTCGATATCATGCTAGCCTTCCCAAGTATTCTTTTAGCGATTGCTATTGTTACCATTCTTGGACCATCGTTGATGAATGCCTTGATCGCCATCGCTATTGTGAATGTTCCTAATTTTGGGCGTTTGATTAGATCGAAGGTGCTGAGTTTAAAAGAAGAAGAGTTTATAACAGCTGCACGGTCGGTAGGAATGAAAGATACACGGATTCTGTTCCATCATATTCTTCCCAATAGCCTTGCCCCAATTATTGTTCAAGGGACACTTAGTGTGGCAACGGCCATTTTGGATGCTGCGGCTTTAGGTTTCCTTGGACTTGGTGCTCAACCGCCGTTACCGGAATGGGGGTCCATGCTCTCATCCAGCCAAGATTACCTTACGGATGCCCCTTGGACGATGATATTCCCGGGGGTGGCCATCATGATGACTGTGCTTGGATTTAATTTGATGGGAGACGGTCTTCGGGACGCGCTTGATCCAAAAATGAAGAAATAA
- a CDS encoding putative holin-like toxin — translation MPLTVFEAVSLMIAFGTFVAILSQSKRK, via the coding sequence ATGCCATTGACAGTATTCGAGGCGGTATCGTTAATGATTGCCTTTGGCACGTTTGTTGCCATACTGTCACAGTCAAAACGTAAATAG
- a CDS encoding NUDIX hydrolase, which yields MHIETIKKQIKHQGQSIMGERDARKAAILIPLVHYHHRWHLLFEVRSLQLKSQPGDICFPGGKIESSDQTPEFTAIRETSEELGIHEHHIETIQKMDLYVPSSHLIVYPFVGIIHTLDYQINRDEVAETFTVPLDELLNIEPAQHNVDLTPEPKSDFPYHKLALGENYQWRKRPMTELFFDYKNYSIWGMTARILQYFLDELRKEPHNEK from the coding sequence ATGCATATCGAAACGATAAAAAAACAAATTAAGCACCAAGGTCAGAGCATCATGGGTGAACGTGACGCTAGAAAAGCAGCAATTCTCATTCCCCTCGTTCACTATCATCATCGTTGGCATTTGTTATTTGAAGTCCGTTCATTGCAACTCAAAAGCCAACCAGGTGACATTTGCTTTCCCGGCGGTAAAATCGAATCATCAGATCAAACACCGGAGTTCACCGCCATACGTGAAACATCCGAAGAACTCGGAATTCACGAGCATCATATTGAAACCATTCAAAAAATGGATCTCTATGTACCATCCAGTCATTTAATTGTTTACCCCTTTGTTGGTATCATTCACACATTAGATTACCAAATTAATAGAGATGAAGTTGCTGAGACGTTCACTGTACCCTTGGATGAACTTCTTAATATAGAGCCTGCCCAGCATAACGTTGATTTAACCCCAGAACCGAAGAGTGACTTTCCTTATCATAAACTAGCACTCGGGGAAAACTACCAATGGCGAAAGCGGCCCATGACGGAACTATTTTTTGACTATAAAAATTATAGTATCTGGGGAATGACCGCTCGCATTCTTCAGTACTTTTTAGATGAACTTCGAAAAGAACCTCATAATGAAAAATAG
- a CDS encoding glutamate-1-semialdehyde 2,1-aminomutase — translation MGRLEKTEALYEDAQAKIVGGVNSPSRAYKGVGGGTPVFMEKAEGAYFWDVDGQKYIDFLGAYGPIITGHAHPHITEAIQDQAAKGVLYGTPTKLENQFADMLIDAIPSLEKVRFVNSGTEAVMTTVRVARAYTGRDKILKFAGSYHGHFDLVLVEAGSGPSTLGSPDSAGVTQSSANEVITVPFNDLKNYEKAIEHWGDEIAAVLVEPIVGNFGIVEPEQGFLEKVKEIAHENGSLLIFDEVITAFRFMYGGAQNLLGIEPDMTAMGKIIGGGLPIGAYGGKVSIMEQVAPLGPAYQAGTMAGNPLSMASGIACLEVLKEPGVYDQLDQLGRRLEKGIIQANEKYQLPIVLNRLKGAMTLYFSDHDVKNYEDAQKTDGDLFGRFFKLMLDQGINLAPSKYEAWFLTIAHTEQDIDQTIEAVEKAFEQLAGV, via the coding sequence ATGGGTCGTTTAGAAAAAACAGAAGCCTTGTATGAAGATGCTCAAGCTAAAATCGTCGGCGGTGTCAATAGCCCTTCCAGAGCCTATAAAGGTGTTGGCGGTGGTACACCCGTTTTCATGGAGAAAGCTGAAGGAGCCTACTTTTGGGATGTTGATGGCCAAAAATATATTGACTTTCTTGGTGCATATGGGCCGATTATTACAGGTCATGCCCATCCCCATATCACAGAAGCCATTCAAGATCAGGCTGCTAAAGGTGTCCTTTATGGGACACCAACAAAGCTTGAAAACCAATTTGCGGATATGTTGATCGACGCCATTCCCTCATTAGAAAAAGTCCGGTTCGTTAACTCAGGTACCGAAGCTGTAATGACAACCGTTCGTGTTGCAAGAGCATATACTGGAAGAGATAAAATTTTGAAATTCGCAGGAAGTTATCATGGGCATTTTGATCTTGTTCTCGTCGAAGCGGGATCCGGACCCTCGACACTTGGTTCACCGGATTCCGCCGGTGTGACGCAAAGTAGTGCCAATGAAGTGATCACAGTCCCATTCAATGACCTTAAAAATTATGAAAAAGCGATTGAGCATTGGGGAGACGAGATTGCAGCTGTCCTCGTCGAACCAATTGTTGGTAACTTTGGCATCGTTGAACCTGAACAAGGATTTTTGGAAAAGGTCAAGGAAATCGCCCATGAAAATGGTTCATTGCTTATTTTCGATGAAGTGATTACCGCTTTCCGGTTTATGTACGGAGGTGCGCAAAATTTACTTGGGATTGAACCTGATATGACCGCTATGGGTAAAATCATCGGCGGCGGATTGCCAATAGGTGCCTACGGAGGTAAAGTCTCAATAATGGAGCAGGTAGCACCACTTGGACCCGCTTATCAAGCCGGTACAATGGCCGGGAACCCTTTATCGATGGCATCTGGCATTGCCTGCCTTGAAGTCCTTAAAGAACCTGGCGTTTATGACCAGCTTGATCAGCTTGGCAGACGACTTGAAAAGGGCATTATACAAGCTAATGAAAAATATCAACTACCCATTGTGTTAAATCGACTTAAAGGTGCGATGACCCTTTATTTCAGCGATCATGATGTCAAAAACTACGAAGATGCTCAGAAGACGGATGGTGATCTATTCGGGCGCTTTTTCAAACTCATGCTCGATCAAGGTATTAATCTGGCACCATCCAAATATGAAGCATGGTTCCTAACGATCGCACATACCGAACAAGATATTGATCAAACGATCGAAGCCGTTGAAAAGGCTTTTGAACAATTAGCTGGGGTCTGA
- the bcp gene encoding thioredoxin-dependent thiol peroxidase, giving the protein MVLEAGQIAPEFTLKSTNGEDVNLADLKGQNVVLYFYPKDMTPGCTTEACDFRDQNAAFKDLNTVVLGVSPDPVEQHQKFTEKHELPFTLLADTEHDVAEAYGAWQLKKKAGNESMGIVRSTFVIDEDGRVAKVWPQVKVDGHVDEVLEYVKENLA; this is encoded by the coding sequence ATGGTATTAGAGGCAGGCCAAATAGCCCCAGAGTTTACTTTAAAATCAACTAATGGTGAAGATGTTAATCTAGCGGATCTCAAAGGACAAAATGTCGTTTTGTATTTTTACCCAAAAGATATGACACCGGGTTGTACGACAGAAGCGTGTGACTTTCGTGATCAGAACGCCGCATTTAAAGATTTGAACACGGTTGTGCTTGGTGTTAGTCCTGATCCCGTCGAGCAACACCAAAAGTTTACAGAAAAACACGAATTGCCGTTTACACTGTTGGCTGATACCGAACATGACGTTGCAGAAGCCTATGGTGCCTGGCAGCTAAAGAAAAAAGCCGGTAATGAATCTATGGGCATCGTCCGTTCGACTTTTGTTATCGATGAAGACGGTCGTGTTGCAAAGGTCTGGCCGCAAGTTAAGGTTGATGGACACGTTGATGAAGTTCTTGAGTATGTTAAAGAAAATTTAGCTTAA